DNA from Marinagarivorans cellulosilyticus:
CCAAGGCTAACAACGTCATTTGGGGCGCCACTTTTTCCAAAAAAACCGGCTGCATCTTCATCTTTCGAACAACCTGCTAGTGCCACGGCAAGGGCTAAAGGTAGGGCTGAAACGGCTTTATGCGTGAATCGCATATTAAAACTCCTTGTATTAAAAAAACTGACGAACAATTTTTAAAAACAGGAAGGCTCAAACACGAAGGTATAAAGAATATAGAAGGGGGTTCTCTATCCGTGAGTAAGTGCGACATCCTGTCTTTTATGCTTAGCGCCATCGTTGGCGCGGATCGGAGTATAGATATTTAAATTGGGTGCACAAGTGAATCTTGGTAACGTATCCATCATTGTATTTCTTATGGTTGGATATGTTATTTTTTTCGATTATTAAAGCCATGCTTAAATTTTTTAGCGCTACGAATGTGAATGGCCTTATCTAAAATACCGCTTCTGTTATTATAATTCCAAACGCTTCCCCAGCAAAAAGCCGCCCCACAAAACACTGCGGTTCCCAACCCCTGTTTTTACCTCAGATGTATGCCCGCGTAATCCGTAGCTAGCGTAATAGCCGTTGGAAAACGCTTTGGTAAAACCTAGCCAGCCTTCCACTATAAGGTGATTTAATTCATCGCTGCTATAAGTCACTGCAGAGCTTTTAAACTGGCCTTGTAAAAACACGTTATAGGCGCGTGCTTTTACCGATACGCCGCCCCAAAAAAACCATTCGTTGCAGCTTTTATGAATATTGGCGGAGGACTCTGCATAGCTGGCGAGTTCTGGGTTAAAGGTATGCCATTGTGAATTAAGGTTGCCGGTGCGAAAGCTGAGGCCCCAGCTTGCTTCGGTAATATAGCCGATTGATATGGTTTGGGTTTGTCGCCATTCGGTATGGGTAATGGTGCTATTGAGTAATTTTTGGCGGGATACACTGTAGCGCAAGGTGGGCTCGCCACCTTCCGATATTTGGTTATCCCAGCCTTTAGGTATATCACCATTTAAAAACTCATGAGTTTTGGTTTGCACTTGGCCTACAAGTCCTAGGCCTAATATGCCGTAGGTTAATTGGGAGCGAATTACGGTATCGCGGTGGTTGTTGAGTTGAACCGCTGACGTGCTTAAATAAACCAAGCTAGAAAAAGGGCGGTCCCCTGGGGTAGGGGATACCTGAGTGATATCTTCCGGAGTAAAGCCATAAAGACCTACCTCTATGCCCCCGTTGTGCCCTTTTTCGGTGACGTGAAAAAGGCGGTTTAAGTGGTCGAGTGGGGTGTGAGATGCAGCAGCTAGTAAGCTCGCTTTTGAATAGCTTAAGCTAATACCGTAGGTGTAATCTTGGTCGCGACCGCCCGGTACAAATAAATCGTTTTCATACGAGAACCCCCAGCGTTCAGCATGGGTGGTGCTGGGTAGTGCGCTGGGGGTGTTTATATTCGCTTCTTGCGCTAAGGCAAAGAGCGGTAGCAATGCAGTTAGCAGCAACGTGATGGCGTGAAGCTTGGTCAGTACTTTGGGTTGAAGGTTGTGCATGCTTACCTCTAGGTGACTGGTCGTCTTTTTATAGTTGACCAGTCGTCTTGTTTTTGGGCTGCCCTAAAGCGACTTATAACTTAATAAAGTAAATCGTGAGTGCGTCTTTTAGTTTAAAACAGTGCCCAACATACTTTTAAACGCTTGTAATGGGGCGCAGGACTTGGCGGCTTTGGCGCGCATTAGGGTGCCCTCCCAAGCATTAAATAAAAATTCGGCCATAACTTGGGCGTCTTGGGCGCTTTTAAAGGTGCCGCTTTGTTGGCCTTCTTGAATAACCTTTGCCAGCATGCGGGTAAGCTTATTAAGGCATTGATCGAGTGCGTTGCGAATATCATCAGATGTATCGGCCATTTCTTGGCACATGTTG
Protein-coding regions in this window:
- a CDS encoding lipid A deacylase LpxR family protein; protein product: MHNLQPKVLTKLHAITLLLTALLPLFALAQEANINTPSALPSTTHAERWGFSYENDLFVPGGRDQDYTYGISLSYSKASLLAAASHTPLDHLNRLFHVTEKGHNGGIEVGLYGFTPEDITQVSPTPGDRPFSSLVYLSTSAVQLNNHRDTVIRSQLTYGILGLGLVGQVQTKTHEFLNGDIPKGWDNQISEGGEPTLRYSVSRQKLLNSTITHTEWRQTQTISIGYITEASWGLSFRTGNLNSQWHTFNPELASYAESSANIHKSCNEWFFWGGVSVKARAYNVFLQGQFKSSAVTYSSDELNHLIVEGWLGFTKAFSNGYYASYGLRGHTSEVKTGVGNRSVLWGGFLLGKRLEL